The following proteins are encoded in a genomic region of Rhodoferax aquaticus:
- a CDS encoding RelA/SpoT family protein — protein sequence MKSLYADQSVQATPPVIAATADSLPEQAGALARARAFAEPLLACESLDTGENILAHADAVATILKSIGGSEAMQAASYLVYACDHLNKPHEVISKGFGANFADLALETTKLVRVQRMARIAQNSASRTNVPMAQTAATQTESVRKMLLAFSRDLRVVMLRLASRLQTLRYYAHTKLPVPQGVASEALQVFAPLANRLGIWEIKWEMEDLSFRFLEPDTYKQVAKLLDEKRTERETSVENLRQQVAAELAKQGIHATVQGRPKHIYSIVKKMRGKSLGFEQVYDIRALRVVVPSVPDCYAALSWVHSQFVPVTDEFDDYIARPKANGYQSLHTVVRDTSGKPIEIQLRTQAMHDHAEHGVAAHWAYKEAGAKGYGGGVSATGAYDAKIAVLRQLLAWERDLSGEQGAGVFDDRIYVLTPDAAVVELPQGATAVDFAYSVHTNLGHRCRGARVDGAMVPLNTPLKNGQTVEVTAAKEGGPSRDWLNPELGFLASHRARAKVRAWFNALAMGETVAKGREAVERLLQREGKTSVKLEDLASQLGFNSADDLFEVVGKDEFSLRNIEIVLRPPEPVQTQDEVMQLKKPRASHNSGKGGVLVVGVDSLMTQLANCCKPAPPDLISGFVTRGKGVSVHRADCSNLRNMVTRSGDRVIDVAWGTEPNRSTAVYPVDVAVEAVDRQGLLRDISEVFAKEKMNVIGVQTQSVKGTAWMTFTVEVSESGRLTKVLSIVGELHGVRSARRR from the coding sequence ATGAAAAGTTTATACGCCGATCAGTCTGTGCAGGCCACGCCGCCAGTGATCGCTGCCACCGCTGATAGTCTGCCTGAGCAGGCGGGTGCGCTGGCCCGTGCGCGGGCCTTTGCTGAGCCTCTGCTTGCGTGTGAGTCCTTGGACACCGGTGAAAACATCTTGGCCCATGCCGATGCAGTTGCCACCATTTTGAAGTCCATCGGTGGCTCCGAGGCCATGCAAGCGGCCAGCTACTTGGTCTATGCCTGTGACCATCTGAACAAGCCACACGAGGTGATATCGAAGGGCTTTGGTGCCAATTTTGCAGACCTGGCGCTGGAGACCACCAAGCTGGTGCGCGTGCAACGCATGGCGCGCATTGCGCAGAACTCCGCCAGCCGCACGAACGTGCCCATGGCGCAAACCGCCGCCACGCAAACCGAGAGCGTGCGCAAGATGCTCTTGGCCTTTTCCCGCGACCTGCGGGTGGTCATGCTGCGTTTGGCCTCGCGCTTGCAAACCTTGCGCTACTACGCGCACACCAAGCTGCCTGTGCCCCAAGGCGTAGCCAGCGAAGCCTTGCAAGTCTTCGCCCCCTTGGCCAATCGCCTGGGTATCTGGGAAATCAAGTGGGAGATGGAAGACCTGTCCTTCCGCTTTCTGGAGCCCGATACGTACAAGCAAGTGGCCAAGCTCTTGGATGAAAAGCGCACCGAGCGTGAAACCTCGGTGGAAAACCTGCGCCAACAGGTCGCTGCTGAGCTTGCGAAGCAAGGCATCCATGCCACAGTGCAGGGGCGGCCCAAGCACATCTACAGCATTGTCAAAAAGATGCGGGGCAAGTCACTCGGTTTTGAGCAGGTGTACGACATTCGGGCCCTGCGCGTGGTGGTACCTAGCGTGCCAGATTGCTACGCCGCGCTGAGTTGGGTACACAGCCAGTTTGTGCCGGTCACCGACGAGTTTGACGACTACATTGCCCGGCCCAAGGCCAATGGCTACCAGTCTTTGCATACCGTGGTGCGCGACACCAGTGGCAAGCCGATTGAGATCCAGCTGCGCACGCAGGCCATGCACGACCACGCGGAGCACGGTGTTGCCGCCCACTGGGCCTACAAGGAGGCGGGCGCTAAGGGGTATGGCGGTGGGGTTTCGGCCACGGGCGCCTACGACGCCAAGATTGCAGTGCTGCGCCAGTTGCTGGCGTGGGAGCGCGACCTCAGTGGTGAGCAAGGCGCAGGTGTGTTTGATGACCGCATTTACGTGCTCACGCCCGACGCCGCCGTGGTGGAGTTGCCCCAAGGCGCCACCGCCGTAGACTTTGCCTACAGTGTGCACACCAACTTGGGCCACCGCTGCCGTGGTGCGCGGGTAGACGGCGCCATGGTGCCCCTGAATACTCCTTTGAAGAACGGGCAAACCGTTGAGGTGACAGCAGCCAAAGAAGGCGGCCCCTCGCGAGACTGGCTGAACCCCGAGCTGGGATTTTTGGCCAGCCACCGCGCGCGCGCCAAGGTGCGCGCCTGGTTCAACGCCTTGGCCATGGGGGAGACGGTGGCCAAAGGGCGCGAGGCGGTAGAACGGCTGTTGCAGCGCGAAGGCAAAACCTCCGTCAAGTTAGAAGACTTGGCCTCCCAGCTGGGCTTTAACTCAGCCGATGACTTGTTTGAAGTGGTGGGCAAAGACGAGTTCTCTTTGCGCAACATCGAAATCGTGTTGCGCCCGCCCGAGCCCGTGCAAACGCAAGACGAGGTCATGCAGCTGAAAAAGCCGCGTGCGAGCCACAACTCTGGCAAGGGCGGTGTGCTGGTGGTGGGGGTGGACTCGCTCATGACTCAGCTGGCCAACTGCTGCAAGCCTGCACCTCCCGACCTGATCAGCGGCTTTGTCACCCGGGGCAAGGGCGTGAGTGTGCACCGCGCGGACTGTTCCAACCTGCGCAATATGGTTACGCGCAGTGGGGATAGGGTGATTGACGTGGCCTGGGGGACCGAGCCCAACCGCAGCACTGCGGTTTACCCGGTGGATGTGGCGGTCGAGGCCGTAGACCGTCAAGGCCTGCTGCGCGACATTTCTGAAGTGTTTGCCAAAGAAAAAATGAACGTCATTGGTGTCCAAACCCAATCCGTCAAAGGCACGGCGTGGATGACGTTCACGGTGGAAGTCTCAGAGTCTGGGCGCTTGACCAAGGTACTGAGCATCGTGGGTGAGCTGCATGGCGTGCGCAGCGCTCGCAGGCGCTAA
- a CDS encoding carbon-nitrogen hydrolase family protein, with protein sequence MPSTSAFSITLAAAQTASAPGDILANLATHLRFVDVAHSAGVQVLLFPELSLSGYEPTHVATCTVTPQDARLAPLRDKVRATGMVVIVGAPVPNDTLKPAIGAITFFPDGTHSVYRKQHLHPGEDAFASPCPHAPTIAKPTPSQTFAYLGERIGQGVCADITHAQHPALAAQAGATLYLAGVLESTNGYAANAPAMQSYAIRHRMGTLMANHGGNSGGYVTAGQSAFWAPTGECVAKAPGPGAYLVIARKAAPTNGGSWSGEVLAV encoded by the coding sequence ATGCCCTCCACCTCAGCTTTTTCTATCACGCTCGCGGCCGCCCAAACTGCGTCTGCTCCTGGTGACATCCTTGCCAACTTGGCGACCCATTTGCGCTTTGTCGATGTGGCCCACTCCGCAGGCGTGCAGGTGCTGCTGTTTCCAGAGCTATCTTTGTCGGGCTATGAACCGACCCATGTGGCCACTTGCACAGTCACACCACAAGATGCCCGCTTAGCGCCCTTGCGTGACAAGGTGCGCGCCACGGGCATGGTAGTCATCGTGGGCGCGCCAGTGCCTAACGACACGTTGAAGCCGGCCATTGGAGCCATTACTTTCTTTCCAGACGGAACCCACAGTGTCTACCGCAAGCAGCATCTGCACCCTGGTGAGGACGCTTTTGCGTCCCCTTGCCCCCACGCGCCTACCATCGCCAAGCCGACGCCCAGCCAAACCTTTGCTTACCTGGGTGAGCGCATTGGCCAAGGCGTGTGTGCCGACATTACCCATGCCCAACACCCTGCGCTGGCCGCACAAGCTGGTGCCACGCTGTATTTAGCGGGTGTACTGGAGTCCACCAATGGCTATGCGGCTAATGCGCCTGCCATGCAAAGCTATGCCATACGCCACCGTATGGGCACCCTTATGGCCAACCACGGAGGCAACTCTGGGGGCTATGTCACGGCGGGGCAAAGCGCCTTTTGGGCTCCCACCGGCGAATGCGTTGCCAAAGCCCCTGGCCCAGGTGCTTACCTAGTGATCGCGCGCAAAGCTGCGCCTACCAATGGAGGAAGTTGGTCGGGAGAGGTGCTTGCGGTCTAA
- a CDS encoding response regulator — MIQDDAIPMLEPVRLPAHIKALVVDDDGFQQALVSDVLHSLQIDDVTVASSGASAVTLLNTASPPFNLLVLDLCMPGMDGFQFMDTVAKLGYMGALLIVSGQKAEVVRAASMVAQWRCFHFLGALSKPLIKQDLERVIAQAQAAR; from the coding sequence ATGATCCAAGACGACGCGATTCCCATGCTTGAACCCGTGCGCTTGCCGGCGCATATCAAAGCATTGGTGGTTGATGACGATGGCTTTCAGCAAGCACTGGTGTCTGATGTGCTGCATAGCTTGCAGATTGACGATGTCACCGTCGCGTCCAGTGGTGCGAGCGCAGTGACTCTGCTGAATACGGCTAGTCCACCGTTTAACCTCTTGGTGTTAGACCTGTGTATGCCGGGCATGGACGGGTTTCAGTTCATGGACACAGTTGCTAAGCTGGGCTACATGGGCGCCCTGCTGATTGTGTCGGGCCAAAAGGCGGAAGTGGTGCGTGCCGCATCAATGGTTGCGCAGTGGCGCTGCTTCCATTTTTTAGGCGCTTTGTCCAAGCCGTTGATCAAGCAAGACTTGGAACGCGTCATTGCACAGGCCCAAGCGGCTCGGTAG
- a CDS encoding lactonase family protein, translating to MPNAISPTPTRPLFAYVGTYTDGGKPWRGGVGSGVHQFAVDPDTGALQRLPNAPVAALHDNSNAPAYADRNPATLARHPNTALAVLYVANEFDGLTGPNTSGSVSAYAMGPNGALQFLAEVDCGGKNPAYISVHPEGRYLFTANYVSGDVSVIALRADGHFDSHRPARVYPNALCCGATPCAPGANVVPQAALDHEGFALSDHDGPHAHMVQADPSGNFVLVTDLGLDRVIAYRFDRDTGALSAPTSACVTESSGARHFIFHANGRWLYVVNEEASTVAFFTFDPGTGQLTWVSETSTLPAGFKGTSFASNIQMLPSGSHFVVLNRLHDSIAIFELDASTGAPSCLGEEWTRGSFPRSCTLDPSGRYLYVCHNKQGDNVTVFAVDGHRLHFTGQYIAVGSASMLVFSH from the coding sequence ATGCCTAACGCCATCTCTCCGACTCCAACGAGACCCTTGTTTGCCTATGTCGGCACCTACACAGACGGAGGCAAGCCGTGGCGCGGAGGCGTCGGCTCTGGCGTGCACCAATTTGCCGTAGACCCAGACACAGGCGCCCTGCAACGATTGCCCAATGCCCCAGTCGCCGCATTGCATGACAACAGCAATGCGCCTGCCTACGCCGACCGCAACCCAGCCACTCTGGCGCGGCACCCCAATACGGCACTTGCAGTGCTGTATGTGGCCAATGAGTTTGACGGGTTGACGGGGCCCAACACCAGTGGTTCTGTCAGCGCTTATGCCATGGGTCCGAATGGCGCTTTGCAGTTTTTGGCCGAGGTGGATTGCGGTGGCAAGAACCCCGCCTATATCAGCGTGCACCCCGAAGGTCGCTACTTGTTCACCGCCAATTACGTGAGCGGCGATGTCAGTGTGATCGCCCTGCGGGCCGATGGTCACTTTGACAGCCATCGCCCCGCTAGGGTGTACCCCAACGCACTCTGTTGTGGCGCGACTCCCTGCGCGCCCGGCGCCAATGTGGTGCCGCAAGCCGCTTTGGACCATGAGGGCTTTGCATTGAGCGACCATGACGGCCCCCACGCCCATATGGTGCAGGCCGACCCTAGCGGCAACTTTGTACTGGTAACCGACCTGGGCTTAGACCGCGTGATCGCCTACCGCTTTGACCGTGACACAGGGGCTTTAAGTGCCCCCACATCCGCCTGCGTGACGGAGAGTTCAGGTGCGCGGCACTTTATTTTTCACGCGAACGGGCGTTGGCTGTACGTCGTGAACGAGGAAGCGTCCACCGTTGCATTTTTCACTTTTGACCCCGGCACTGGGCAGTTGACTTGGGTCAGCGAAACCAGCACCTTGCCAGCTGGCTTTAAGGGGACTAGCTTTGCGTCTAACATTCAAATGCTGCCGAGTGGTTCGCACTTTGTGGTGTTAAACCGCTTGCATGACTCCATCGCCATCTTTGAGCTGGACGCTTCCACAGGAGCACCCAGCTGCTTGGGCGAGGAATGGACGCGGGGCAGCTTTCCCCGCAGCTGCACGCTAGACCCCAGTGGACGCTATTTATACGTGTGCCACAACAAGCAAGGAGACAACGTGACCGTCTTTGCAGTGGATGGCCACCGCCTTCACTTCACTGGTCAGTACATAGCGGTGGGCAGTGCGTCCATGCTTGTGTTTTCACACTAG
- a CDS encoding exopolysaccharide biosynthesis protein — translation MSSTQSTLSVSFLRALARRRRARLQGYTPDPVTLQALLRLHGDASLVVVLLVLSVLTVVPVAGVGTILSFAIFAIAWRWAIGGLHRPGLPFEKSLNHIALSPQWSERVLRFMATLYTRADRWLHPRWPSVFHSRWAMGWAFWIAAMAAIIFLPLPLGNVLPSLSLVFLCLAWMFKDGLACLGSLIVGLAAIAYTAAFGQLVWAMGVQGFTLARSWLGL, via the coding sequence ATGTCAAGCACCCAATCCACGTTGAGTGTGTCGTTCCTGCGCGCGTTGGCACGTCGCCGCCGCGCGCGGCTGCAGGGCTACACCCCGGACCCGGTGACCCTCCAGGCGCTTTTGCGTTTGCACGGCGACGCTTCTTTGGTCGTGGTGCTTCTGGTGCTATCGGTGCTCACCGTGGTCCCCGTGGCTGGGGTAGGCACTATCTTGAGCTTTGCCATCTTTGCCATTGCATGGCGCTGGGCCATCGGTGGCCTGCACCGTCCCGGCCTGCCCTTCGAAAAATCACTCAACCATATTGCGCTGAGCCCCCAGTGGAGCGAACGTGTCTTGCGGTTTATGGCTACCCTGTATACGCGGGCGGACCGCTGGCTGCACCCACGCTGGCCTAGCGTGTTTCATTCTCGGTGGGCCATGGGGTGGGCCTTCTGGATAGCCGCCATGGCGGCCATTATTTTTCTACCACTGCCCTTGGGCAATGTTCTACCGAGTCTGAGCTTGGTGTTTCTTTGCTTGGCTTGGATGTTCAAAGACGGTTTGGCATGCTTGGGTTCGCTGATCGTGGGGCTTGCGGCCATCGCCTACACCGCTGCATTTGGCCAACTGGTATGGGCAATGGGCGTGCAAGGCTTCACCTTGGCACGCAGCTGGTTAGGGCTCTAG
- a CDS encoding NADPH-dependent FMN reductase translates to MTKLLVFAGSTRQHSLNRRLAHASAAIAQTLGAEVTELELSSLDIPLYNADLEASGTPADVIRLKEIMHAHPAWIVCSPEYNGSYTGLMKNTLDWASSPVKGHPVWGNSQLPFAGKVLGLLSASPGALGGLRSLSHLNPLLQGLECWVCPKQYALGRAGEAFDASGNLQVEAQRKGVQAVVEQVLWASQRLSA, encoded by the coding sequence ATGACCAAATTACTCGTTTTTGCAGGCAGCACACGCCAACATTCCTTGAACCGCCGCTTGGCCCATGCCAGCGCCGCGATAGCGCAGACCTTGGGTGCAGAGGTCACCGAATTGGAGCTGTCGTCGCTGGACATCCCACTCTACAACGCAGACCTAGAAGCCAGCGGGACACCTGCTGATGTAATTCGCCTCAAGGAAATCATGCACGCGCACCCCGCTTGGATTGTGTGCTCCCCCGAGTACAACGGCAGCTACACCGGCCTCATGAAAAACACATTGGACTGGGCGTCCAGCCCCGTCAAAGGCCACCCCGTCTGGGGCAACAGCCAACTGCCGTTTGCGGGCAAAGTGCTGGGGCTGCTGAGCGCATCACCCGGCGCCTTGGGTGGACTGCGTTCACTCAGCCATTTGAATCCATTGCTTCAAGGCTTGGAATGCTGGGTCTGCCCCAAACAGTATGCGCTGGGTCGGGCTGGCGAGGCTTTCGACGCCAGTGGCAACTTGCAAGTAGAAGCTCAACGCAAGGGTGTGCAAGCCGTGGTGGAACAAGTGCTGTGGGCCTCGCAAAGACTCAGCGCCTAA